From Macaca mulatta isolate MMU2019108-1 chromosome 1, T2T-MMU8v2.0, whole genome shotgun sequence, the proteins below share one genomic window:
- the LRRN2 gene encoding leucine-rich repeat neuronal protein 2, which produces MRLLVAPLLLAWVAGATAAVPVVPWRVPCPPQCACQIRPWYTPRSSYREATTVDCNDLFLTAVPPALPAGTQTLLLQSNSIVRVDQSELGYLANLTELDLSQNSFSDARDCDFHALPQLLSLHLEENQLTRLEDHSFAGLASLQELYLNHNQLYRIAPRAFSGLSNLLRLHLNSNLLRAIDSRWFEMLPNLEILMIGGNKVDAILDMNFRPLANLRSLVLAGMNLREISDYALEGLQSLESLSFYDNQLARVPRRALEQVPGLKFLDLNKNPLQRVGPGDFANMLHLKELGLNNMEELVSIDKFALVNLPELTKLDITNNPRLSFIHPRAFHHLPQMETLMLNNNALSALHQQTVESLPNLQEVGLHGNPIRCDCVIRWANATGTRVRFIEPQSTLCAEPPDLQRRPVREVPFREMTDHCLPLISPRSFPPSLQVASGESMVLHCRALAEPEPEIYWVTPAGFRLTPAHAGRRYRVYPEGTLELRRVTAEEAGLYTCVAQNLVGADTKTVSVVVGRALLQPGRDEGRGLELRVQETHPYHILLSWVTPPNTVSTNLTWSSASSLRGQGATALARLPRGTHSYNITRLLQATEYWACLQVAFADAHTQLACVWARTKEATSCHRALGDRPGLIAILALAVLLLAAGLAAHLGTGQPRKGVGGRRPLPPAWAFWGWSAPSVRVVSAPLVLPWNPGRKLPSSSEGETLSPPLSQNS; this is translated from the coding sequence ATGAGGCTCCTCGTGGCCCCCCTCTTGCTAGCTTGGGTGGCTGGTGCCACTGCCGCTGTGCCCGTGGTACCCTGGCGTGTGCCCTGCCCCCCTCAGTGTGCCTGCCAGATCCGGCCCTGGTATACGCCCCGCTCATCCTACCGTGAGGCTACCACTGTGGACTGCAATGACCTATTCCTGACGGCGGTCCCCCCAGCGCTCCCCGCAGGCACACAGACCCTGCTCCTGCAGAGCAACAGCATTGTCCGTGTGGACCAGAGTGAGCTGGGCTACCTGGCCAATCTCACAGAGCTGGACCTCTCGCAGAACAGCTTTTCGGATGCCCGCGACTGTGATTTCCATGCCCTGCCCCAGCTGCTGAGCCTGCACCTAGAGGAGAACCAGCTGACCCGGCTGGAGGACCACAGCTTTGCAGGGCTGGCCAGCCTACAGGAACTCTATCTCAACCACAACCAGCTCTACCGCATTGCCCCCAGGGCCTTTTCCGGCCTCAGCAACTTGCTGAGGCTGCACCTCAACTCCAACCTGCTGAGGGCCATTGACAGCCGCTGGTTCGAAATGCTGCCCAACTTGGAGATACTCATGATTGGCGGCAACAAGGTAGATGCCATCCTGGACATGAACTTTCGGCCCCTGGCCAACCTGCGTAGCCTGGTGCTAGCAGGCATGAACCTGCGGGAGATCTCCGACTATGCCCTGGAGGGGCTGCAAAGCCTGGAGAGCCTCTCCTTCTACGACAACCAGCTGGCCCGGGTGCCCAGGCGGGCACTGGAACAGGTGCCCGGGCTCAAGTTCCTAGACCTCAACAAGAACCCGCTCCAGCGAGTAGGGCCGGGGGACTTTGCCAACATGCTGCACCTCAAGGAGCTGGGGCTGAACAACATGGAGGAGCTGGTCTCCATCGACAAGTTCGCCCTGGTGAACCTCCCCGAGCTGACCAAGCTGGACATCACCAATAACCCACGGCTGTCCTTCATCCACCCCCGCGCCTTCCACCACCTGCCCCAGATGGAGACCCTCATGCTCAACAACAACGCTCTCAGTGCCTTGCACCAGCAGACGGTGGAGTCCCTGCCCAACCTGCAGGAGGTAGGTCTCCACGGCAACCCCATCCGCTGTGACTGTGTCATCCGCTGGGCCAATGCCACGGGCACCCGTGTCCGCTTCATCGAGCCGCAATCCACCCTATGCGCGGAGCCTCCGGACCTCCAGCGCCGCCCAGTCCGTGAGGTGCCCTTCCGGGAGATGACGGACCACTGTTTGCCCCTCATCTCCCCCCGAAGCTTCCCCCCAAGCCTCCAAGTAGCCAGCGGAGAGAGCATGGTGCTGCATTGCCGGGCACTGGCCGAACCCGAACCCGAGATCTACTGGGTCACTCCAGCCGGGTTTCGACTGACACCTGCCCATGCAGGCAGGAGGTACCGGGTGTACCCCGAGGGGACCCTGGAGCTGCGGAGGGTGACAGCGGAAGAGGCAGGGCTGTACACCTGTGTGGCCCAGAACCTGGTGGGGGCTGACACTAAGACGGTTAGTGTGGTTGTGGGCCGTGCTCTCCTCCAGCCAGGCAGGGACGAAGGACGGGGGCTGGAGCTCCGGGTGCAGGAGACCCACCCCTATCACATCCTGCTATCTTGGGTCACCCCACCCAACACAGTGTCCACCAACCTCACCTGGTCCAGCGCCTCCTCCCTCCGGGGCCAGGGGGCCACAGCTCTGGCCCGCCTGCCTCGGGGAACCCACAGCTACAACATTACCCGCCTCCTTCAGGCCACGGAGTACTGGGCCTGCCTGCAAGTGGCCTTTGCTGATGCCCACACCCAGTTGGCTTGTGTATGGGCCAGGACCAAAGAGGCCACTTCTTGCCACAGAGCCTTAGGGGACCGTCCTGGGCTCATTGCCATCCTGGCTCTCGCTGTCCTCCTCCTGGCAGCTGGGCTAGCGGCCCACCTTGGCACAGGCCAACCCAGGaagggggtgggtgggaggcggcctctccctccagcctgggctttcTGGGGCTGGAGTGCCCCTTCTGTCCGGGTTGTGTCTGCTCCCCTCGTCCTGCCCTGGAATCCAGGGAGGAAGCTGCCCAGCTCCTCAGAAGGGGAGACACTGTCACCACCATTGTCTCAAAATTCTTGA